CCCGTCGCGGTCGAGACTCTTGACAAGCTGTGCCCTCTTGCGCTCCACCCGTCTTTCCGTGGCGTACCCGCCGAACTTCAGCACGGCGAAGCGCCGCGCGGGCACCTCACGAAAGGCCATGTTGGGGTTGTTCGGCTTGGGCAGGGTTTCCAGCGTGTACTCCCTGGGCATGACGAAGGCGACGGTGTAGGTGTTTTTCCCCTCCCCCGCCTCCTGGATCACCGGTGCCGTCATGGCGATTTTCTCGGACTTCTCCTGGATCACCGGGGCGGTCATGGCCACCTTCTCGCTTTTGGTGTTGTTGCCGAAGATGTAGTCGGCCACCTGGCGAAAACCGCCGTACAGGGTGTCACGGTAGGCGCCCTCCAACGTCACCTCCGCGCGGATATACGGGGCATACTCGCGAATCTCATAGCCCCGTTTTTTCTCCACAACCGTGTAGGCCGGCTCTTGGATGCCCTTGGTGGACATGTAGCCCACCGCCGTCCATGCGCCCACCAGGGCGACCGCAATCCCGACCGCCAGTCCTGCCATCATTTTCACAAGCCTCCGTTTCATGCATCCCACCTTTCGTTTGCCCTGAAAACACGCCCCCGGCCGGCGCCATTCCGGCGCACTTCCAGAGAGGGCGGACACCGTCCCCGGCCGCAGCCCCGCATTTGCGCCCTGACAGAAAAAAGCGGTATACTTGGGCGTCGTTTTTGTGCCGGGGTAGCTCAGTTGGTCAGAGCGCTGGATTGTGGATCCAGAGGTCCTGGGTTCAACCCCCAGCCCCGGTA
This portion of the Candidatus Hydrogenedentota bacterium genome encodes:
- a CDS encoding heme-binding protein, with the protein product MMAGLAVGIAVALVGAWTAVGYMSTKGIQEPAYTVVEKKRGYEIREYAPYIRAEVTLEGAYRDTLYGGFRQVADYIFGNNTKSEKVAMTAPVIQEKSEKIAMTAPVIQEAGEGKNTYTVAFVMPREYTLETLPKPNNPNMAFREVPARRFAVLKFGGYATERRVERKRAQLVKSLDRDGVKAAGTALVAQYDPPWTPFYMRRNEIQVPL